In a genomic window of Meriones unguiculatus strain TT.TT164.6M chromosome 8, Bangor_MerUng_6.1, whole genome shotgun sequence:
- the Phf20l1 gene encoding PHD finger protein 20-like protein 1 isoform X9, which translates to MSKKPPNRPGITFEIGARLEALDYLQKWYPSRIEKIDYEEGKMLVHFERWSHRYDEWIYWDSNRLRPLERPALRKEGLKDEEDFFDFKAGEEVLARWTDCRYYPAKIEAINKEGTFTVQFYDGVIRCLKRMHIKAMPEDAKGQVKSQHPLSWCCPIDPAGSCNQSMGSEDWIALVKAAAAAAAKSKTGTKPRTSANSNKEKERDGGKWFKVPSKKAETSSCIATAETEKKEELPTSSEPFVGLHIDSVPKIVFPQPESTLTNKRKNNQGNSFQAKRARLNKITGLLASKAVGADGAENKDDHTATAPVLEQV; encoded by the exons ATGAGTAAAAAGCCCCCAAATCGCCCTGGAATCACTTTTGAGATTGGTGCTCGTTTGGAGGCACTGGACTACTTACAGAAATG gtaTCCATCACGAATTGAAAAAATTGATTATGAAGAAGGGAAGATGTTAGTCCATTTTGAGCGCTGGAGTCATCGTTATGATGAGTGGATTTATTGGGACAGCAACAGGTTGCGACCCCTTGAAAGACCTGCACTAAGAAAAGAAGGGCTAAAGGATGAGGAAGATTTCTTT GATTTTAAAGCTGGAGAAGAAGTTCTGGCTCGTTGGACAGACTGTCGCTATTACCCTGCCAAGATTGAAGCAATTAACAAAGAAG GAACATTCACAGTTCAGTTTTATGATGGCGTTATCCGTTGTTTAAAAAGAATGCACATTAAAGCCATGCCTGAGGATGCTAAGGGGCAG GTGAAATCCCAGCATCCACTAAGCTGGTGTTGTCCTATCGACCCAGCTGGATCGTGTAACCAGTCTATGGGAAGTGAG GACTGGATTGCTTTAGTCAaagcagctgctgcagctgcagcGAAGAGTAAAACAGGGACTAAACCTCGAACCAGTGCTAACAgcaataaagagaaagagagagatgggggaaaaTGGTTTAAAGTACCTTCAAAGAAGGCAGAAACTTCATCTTGCATAGCCACAGCAGAGACTGAGAAGAAGGAAGAACTACCCACATCTAGTGAACCATTTG TAGGACTTCACATAGACAGCGTTCCAAAGATCGTCTTTCCACAGCCAGAGAGCACATTAACAAACAAGAGGAAAAATAATCAAGGCAACTCATTTCAGGCAAAGAGAGCACGACTTAACAAGATTACTG
- the Phf20l1 gene encoding PHD finger protein 20-like protein 1 isoform X10 — translation MSKKPPNRPGITFEIGARLEALDYLQKWYPSRIEKIDYEEGKMLVHFERWSHRYDEWIYWDSNRLRPLERPALRKEGLKDEEDFFDFKAGEEVLARWTDCRYYPAKIEAINKEGTFTVQFYDGVIRCLKRMHIKAMPEDAKGQVKSQHPLSWCCPIDPAGSCNQSMGSEDWIALVKAAAAAAAKSKTGTKPRTSANSNKEKERDGGKWFKVPSKKAETSSCIATAETEKKEELPTSSEPFGLHIDSVPKIVFPQPESTLTNKRKNNQGNSFQAKRARLNKITGLLASKAVGADGAENKDDHTATAPVLEQV, via the exons ATGAGTAAAAAGCCCCCAAATCGCCCTGGAATCACTTTTGAGATTGGTGCTCGTTTGGAGGCACTGGACTACTTACAGAAATG gtaTCCATCACGAATTGAAAAAATTGATTATGAAGAAGGGAAGATGTTAGTCCATTTTGAGCGCTGGAGTCATCGTTATGATGAGTGGATTTATTGGGACAGCAACAGGTTGCGACCCCTTGAAAGACCTGCACTAAGAAAAGAAGGGCTAAAGGATGAGGAAGATTTCTTT GATTTTAAAGCTGGAGAAGAAGTTCTGGCTCGTTGGACAGACTGTCGCTATTACCCTGCCAAGATTGAAGCAATTAACAAAGAAG GAACATTCACAGTTCAGTTTTATGATGGCGTTATCCGTTGTTTAAAAAGAATGCACATTAAAGCCATGCCTGAGGATGCTAAGGGGCAG GTGAAATCCCAGCATCCACTAAGCTGGTGTTGTCCTATCGACCCAGCTGGATCGTGTAACCAGTCTATGGGAAGTGAG GACTGGATTGCTTTAGTCAaagcagctgctgcagctgcagcGAAGAGTAAAACAGGGACTAAACCTCGAACCAGTGCTAACAgcaataaagagaaagagagagatgggggaaaaTGGTTTAAAGTACCTTCAAAGAAGGCAGAAACTTCATCTTGCATAGCCACAGCAGAGACTGAGAAGAAGGAAGAACTACCCACATCTAGTGAACCATTTG GACTTCACATAGACAGCGTTCCAAAGATCGTCTTTCCACAGCCAGAGAGCACATTAACAAACAAGAGGAAAAATAATCAAGGCAACTCATTTCAGGCAAAGAGAGCACGACTTAACAAGATTACTG
- the Phf20l1 gene encoding PHD finger protein 20-like protein 1 isoform X8: MSKKPPNRPGITFEIGARLEALDYLQKWYPSRIEKIDYEEGKMLVHFERWSHRYDEWIYWDSNRLRPLERPALRKEGLKDEEDFFDFKAGEEVLARWTDCRYYPAKIEAINKEGTFTVQFYDGVIRCLKRMHIKAMPEDAKGQFLFQVKSQHPLSWCCPIDPAGSCNQSMGSEDWIALVKAAAAAAAKSKTGTKPRTSANSNKEKERDGGKWFKVPSKKAETSSCIATAETEKKEELPTSSEPFGLHIDSVPKIVFPQPESTLTNKRKNNQGNSFQAKRARLNKITGLLASKAVGADGAENKDDHTATAPVLEQV; this comes from the exons ATGAGTAAAAAGCCCCCAAATCGCCCTGGAATCACTTTTGAGATTGGTGCTCGTTTGGAGGCACTGGACTACTTACAGAAATG gtaTCCATCACGAATTGAAAAAATTGATTATGAAGAAGGGAAGATGTTAGTCCATTTTGAGCGCTGGAGTCATCGTTATGATGAGTGGATTTATTGGGACAGCAACAGGTTGCGACCCCTTGAAAGACCTGCACTAAGAAAAGAAGGGCTAAAGGATGAGGAAGATTTCTTT GATTTTAAAGCTGGAGAAGAAGTTCTGGCTCGTTGGACAGACTGTCGCTATTACCCTGCCAAGATTGAAGCAATTAACAAAGAAG GAACATTCACAGTTCAGTTTTATGATGGCGTTATCCGTTGTTTAAAAAGAATGCACATTAAAGCCATGCCTGAGGATGCTAAGGGGCAG TTTCTGTTCCAGGTGAAATCCCAGCATCCACTAAGCTGGTGTTGTCCTATCGACCCAGCTGGATCGTGTAACCAGTCTATGGGAAGTGAG GACTGGATTGCTTTAGTCAaagcagctgctgcagctgcagcGAAGAGTAAAACAGGGACTAAACCTCGAACCAGTGCTAACAgcaataaagagaaagagagagatgggggaaaaTGGTTTAAAGTACCTTCAAAGAAGGCAGAAACTTCATCTTGCATAGCCACAGCAGAGACTGAGAAGAAGGAAGAACTACCCACATCTAGTGAACCATTTG GACTTCACATAGACAGCGTTCCAAAGATCGTCTTTCCACAGCCAGAGAGCACATTAACAAACAAGAGGAAAAATAATCAAGGCAACTCATTTCAGGCAAAGAGAGCACGACTTAACAAGATTACTG